The following proteins are encoded in a genomic region of Leptospira fainei serovar Hurstbridge str. BUT 6:
- a CDS encoding YfaP family protein, whose amino-acid sequence MKLQFANIIAVPILLFVGVHFLSAESVSIESPNGGFTTERIQKISGSVAGTSADRGTLVLNGIPQTIRLTGGRFSLNAVVAPGNNLIEVKVGKASDKVSFFAKVPSRDIKVVLTWDTQTDVDLWVIDPTGEKCFFSHPSTKSGGNLDVDVVDGFGPETFTMSKALPGNYSVQVQYYSAYDKPVTRVNVYVVLYEGKPNEKRMQYQFVMTRSQQVYHLTNFEIEPEP is encoded by the coding sequence ATGAAATTACAGTTCGCTAATATAATTGCCGTTCCCATTCTTCTCTTTGTCGGAGTCCATTTCCTATCCGCGGAATCGGTAAGTATAGAATCTCCGAATGGAGGTTTCACGACCGAACGGATCCAAAAAATTTCGGGGTCGGTCGCCGGAACTTCCGCGGATAGAGGAACGTTAGTTTTGAACGGAATTCCCCAAACAATTCGTTTAACCGGTGGACGATTTTCATTAAACGCCGTTGTTGCTCCGGGAAATAATTTAATCGAAGTAAAAGTCGGTAAAGCTTCGGATAAGGTATCCTTCTTTGCCAAAGTACCTTCGCGAGATATCAAAGTTGTTTTAACTTGGGACACTCAAACCGATGTGGATTTGTGGGTGATCGATCCTACCGGGGAGAAGTGTTTTTTTTCCCATCCTTCCACAAAATCCGGCGGTAATTTAGATGTGGACGTCGTGGATGGTTTTGGTCCCGAAACTTTCACTATGTCCAAGGCGCTACCGGGAAATTACTCGGTTCAAGTTCAGTATTACAGCGCTTATGATAAACCTGTCACGAGAGTCAACGTCTATGTAGTTCTCTATGAAGGAAAGCCTAATGAAAAGAGAATGCAATATCAGTTCGTCATGACTCGGTCCCAACAGGTGTACCATCTGACGAACTTTGAGATCGAGCCGGAGCCGTAA
- a CDS encoding LIC13255 family lipoprotein: MSQKLFPLFLICFIIVACAKPDDDFYSFEESASKLLFAYGAKDAECGSARGITHLVPGRSRKKDVDNCILSVAAEECSFWIQAGDPVPFTCKAIEYRLK; encoded by the coding sequence TTGAGTCAGAAACTTTTCCCTCTATTTTTAATATGTTTTATAATCGTCGCATGCGCCAAACCTGACGACGATTTTTATTCCTTTGAAGAATCCGCTTCAAAATTGCTTTTCGCTTACGGTGCAAAGGATGCGGAATGCGGTTCCGCTCGAGGAATAACTCATCTTGTTCCGGGACGATCGAGAAAGAAGGACGTAGACAATTGCATTCTTTCGGTGGCGGCCGAGGAGTGTAGTTTTTGGATTCAAGCCGGAGATCCCGTACCTTTTACTTGTAAGGCGATCGAATATCGACTTAAATAG
- a CDS encoding NDR1/HIN1-like protein, which translates to MESLIRKNLLKYVAPISFKIIGAVLCLSLLGLSCLELRQNVKKLESCKFQVVDIKAEKVEFISFPPVPKISLLADLEIENPNDSAVTLYRFDLSVTALGQNGEETELARVVSNDETVVAPFSKKNIGLSIETRFEKRMNQNLLLIAAVLARDILSGKDPNMRIKGTVKYKSIFGEVDLPVDEKVKLQPKNKS; encoded by the coding sequence ATGGAATCCTTAATAAGAAAGAATTTATTAAAGTACGTCGCCCCGATATCTTTTAAGATTATCGGCGCGGTACTTTGCCTATCCTTGCTGGGACTTTCTTGTCTGGAGCTTAGGCAGAACGTTAAAAAGTTAGAATCCTGTAAATTTCAGGTAGTTGATATTAAGGCGGAAAAGGTGGAATTCATATCGTTTCCTCCGGTTCCAAAGATTTCCTTACTGGCGGATTTGGAGATCGAAAACCCGAATGACTCGGCAGTTACTTTGTATCGCTTTGATTTATCGGTGACCGCGCTAGGACAAAATGGAGAGGAAACCGAGCTTGCTCGGGTCGTATCCAATGACGAGACCGTCGTTGCTCCATTTTCGAAGAAAAATATAGGCCTGAGCATCGAAACGCGGTTTGAAAAAAGAATGAATCAAAACCTTCTCTTGATTGCCGCAGTTTTGGCCCGTGATATTCTTTCCGGAAAAGATCCGAATATGAGAATTAAAGGAACCGTAAAATACAAATCTATTTTTGGGGAAGTGGATTTACCTGTGGATGAAAAAGTAAAATTACAGCCCAAAAATAAGAGTTAG
- a CDS encoding DUF3293 domain-containing protein: MVDKEFLLKAYAETEYILYDFPVVIAVNQINLDLDLLLTKKGASSWAFLTAWNPESRIFSREENRSRNQSLKNELGDFILLDGEGRLGDWVEESFLVLDLSSDAALKLAESYEQNAVLVGSVGQNSRLLFTSRFR, translated from the coding sequence GTGGTGGATAAGGAATTTCTGCTAAAGGCCTACGCAGAAACCGAGTATATTCTTTATGACTTCCCTGTCGTGATAGCCGTGAATCAAATTAATCTCGATTTAGATTTGCTACTTACTAAAAAAGGTGCTTCGTCTTGGGCTTTTCTAACTGCCTGGAATCCGGAAAGCCGAATTTTTTCCCGAGAGGAAAATCGGAGCCGGAATCAATCGCTTAAAAACGAATTGGGAGATTTTATTTTGTTAGATGGAGAGGGTAGACTTGGCGATTGGGTCGAGGAAAGTTTTTTAGTCTTAGATCTGTCTTCCGACGCTGCCCTCAAACTAGCGGAAAGCTACGAACAAAACGCTGTTCTCGTCGGGAGTGTGGGACAAAACTCTCGTCTTTTATTCACCTCCCGTTTCAGGTAA
- a CDS encoding LIC13259/LIC11441 family protein — MKFSFVPVFCLIVLTATCGKKEVKPILESEKPLFEALIEQNETIVEGLLKSENQAPDIKELEKALDILIKANGGLAESAIEMKKALTDHKTSDVEGAFLAYSAFSEILATTMKARGLDYGRNRFYCPMVKKTWVASGKKIRNPYAPEMRDCGDLIP; from the coding sequence ATGAAATTCAGTTTTGTTCCGGTATTTTGTCTTATTGTTTTAACCGCTACATGCGGGAAGAAGGAAGTAAAACCGATCTTGGAGTCGGAAAAACCTCTATTTGAAGCGCTTATAGAGCAAAACGAGACCATAGTCGAAGGCCTTCTAAAATCGGAAAACCAAGCCCCCGACATTAAGGAATTAGAAAAAGCCCTCGATATTTTGATTAAAGCAAACGGCGGCCTGGCCGAGTCCGCGATAGAGATGAAAAAAGCGTTAACCGACCATAAGACTTCCGACGTGGAGGGCGCTTTCCTCGCCTATTCCGCCTTTAGCGAGATACTTGCGACTACCATGAAAGCTAGAGGTCTTGATTACGGAAGGAATCGCTTTTATTGCCCAATGGTAAAAAAGACTTGGGTCGCTTCCGGTAAAAAGATTCGAAATCCATATGCCCCGGAAATGAGGGATTGCGGAGATTTAATACCATAA
- a CDS encoding DUF1175 family protein: protein MYFARSQLILVPFILSLSSCNFLWDSKVDPMVARIPSDGKTIAVLRILNPLFGTRDSFDISTQADWPATISSREVTNSGEILRIRSGPVPAKFQIRTTLGKSVDIELFSLEGDWDDDGFPDSAELKSETDRQAFRDWFTRIALSQYLKENPYWNSAERDCSGLIRFAYKETLKEHDLNWQQKVGIQLDKNLPDIREFHYPDIPVVGSKIFRTGNGKFSAFSDAESLEKFHTSFVSREISQGLPADILFFRHDNGIRTNFHSMILIDGDRENPLLLYHTGSDRGIKLIRALELNKSDTFFPGSKNRSFLGVYRFRILE, encoded by the coding sequence ATGTATTTTGCAAGATCTCAGCTAATTCTCGTTCCATTTATTCTTAGCTTATCAAGCTGTAATTTCTTATGGGATTCTAAAGTAGATCCGATGGTTGCAAGAATTCCTTCGGACGGAAAAACGATAGCAGTGCTTAGAATTTTGAATCCGTTATTTGGAACTAGAGATTCCTTCGACATAAGTACACAAGCAGACTGGCCGGCTACGATTTCTTCGCGAGAAGTGACAAATTCAGGGGAGATTCTTCGGATTCGTTCCGGACCTGTTCCAGCAAAATTTCAAATTCGCACAACTTTGGGAAAATCGGTCGATATCGAGCTCTTCAGTTTAGAAGGAGACTGGGATGACGATGGATTTCCGGATTCGGCAGAACTGAAATCGGAAACCGATCGGCAAGCCTTTCGAGATTGGTTTACAAGGATTGCACTGTCCCAATACCTAAAGGAAAATCCGTACTGGAATAGCGCGGAGCGAGATTGCAGCGGTCTCATCCGGTTCGCTTATAAAGAAACTTTAAAAGAACACGATTTGAATTGGCAGCAGAAGGTTGGAATCCAGCTGGATAAAAATTTACCCGACATTCGTGAATTTCATTATCCTGACATTCCAGTCGTCGGATCAAAGATATTCAGAACCGGGAATGGGAAGTTTAGCGCTTTCTCAGATGCCGAGAGCCTAGAGAAATTTCATACAAGTTTCGTCTCAAGAGAGATTTCTCAAGGATTACCTGCCGACATTTTATTCTTTCGGCACGATAACGGAATCCGTACGAATTTTCATTCAATGATTTTGATCGACGGAGATCGGGAAAATCCGCTTCTCCTTTATCATACCGGATCGGATCGGGGAATTAAATTAATTAGAGCGCTTGAATTAAATAAAAGTGATACGTTTTTTCCCGGATCAAAGAATCGGTCATTTTTAGGCGTATATCGATTCCGCATTTTAGAATAA
- a CDS encoding zinc-binding dehydrogenase, which yields MEVPKTYLAYELQEYTDQPGRAKVVEKEVKLLKKGDVLIKIHSGSINPSDLMFMRGLYGIKKKLPVVPGFEGSGIVVASGGGWRANSLVGKAVACTAPGKGDGTYAEYMITDGFSCIPLNKDTTLEQGACLFVNPITALALTEQIVREKNKAFVQTAAASALGRMVLRLSIKKGIQGIHIVRRKEQMELLKSLGAEHILDSSSSSFERELRVLSGKLGATILLDAVAGELTGKILAAMPYGSKCVVYGALSEEPISFHAGLGIFQDKKIEGFWLSSWLPAQSLWRLWKITSEVRSLLGKEFQTDIAARIPLKDADKAIEEYAQNMTRGKVLIQNGWNP from the coding sequence TTGGAAGTACCGAAAACGTACTTAGCCTACGAGTTGCAAGAGTATACGGATCAGCCCGGCAGGGCAAAAGTCGTGGAAAAGGAAGTAAAGCTTTTAAAGAAAGGCGATGTATTGATCAAGATTCATTCAGGGTCCATCAATCCTTCCGATTTGATGTTCATGCGCGGTCTGTACGGCATTAAAAAGAAACTTCCGGTCGTTCCCGGTTTTGAAGGCAGCGGGATCGTCGTCGCTAGCGGCGGGGGTTGGAGAGCGAACTCCTTAGTCGGCAAAGCGGTCGCATGTACGGCTCCAGGTAAAGGTGACGGAACGTACGCCGAATATATGATTACCGACGGCTTCTCTTGTATTCCGTTGAATAAGGATACAACCCTAGAGCAAGGCGCCTGCCTATTTGTGAATCCCATTACTGCGCTCGCTCTTACGGAACAAATTGTTCGCGAAAAAAATAAAGCCTTCGTTCAAACCGCTGCCGCATCGGCGTTAGGAAGAATGGTTCTCAGGCTTTCCATTAAGAAAGGAATTCAAGGGATACATATCGTTCGCAGAAAAGAGCAGATGGAGCTTTTGAAATCACTCGGCGCGGAACATATTCTTGATTCTTCCTCATCCTCATTTGAGCGGGAGCTTAGAGTCCTGTCCGGGAAATTGGGGGCCACAATTTTGCTGGATGCGGTTGCCGGGGAATTGACCGGAAAGATATTAGCGGCAATGCCTTACGGAAGTAAGTGTGTTGTTTATGGAGCCCTTTCGGAAGAGCCAATTTCATTTCATGCCGGATTGGGAATATTTCAAGATAAGAAAATTGAAGGATTCTGGCTATCTTCTTGGTTGCCTGCCCAGAGCCTTTGGAGACTCTGGAAAATTACTTCGGAAGTCCGGTCTTTGTTAGGAAAAGAATTTCAAACCGATATCGCGGCCAGAATTCCTTTAAAGGATGCGGATAAAGCGATCGAAGAGTATGCTCAAAACATGACGCGAGGAAAGGTGCTAATCCAAAACGGATGGAATCCTTAA
- a CDS encoding (2Fe-2S) ferredoxin domain-containing protein: MYYKKHVFVCDNVREEGERPSCGRAGSALLIAHMKKRLKELGLKDRIRIQRAGCLDRCELGPVQVSYPEGLWFSIKTEADAEAFIRNYIVSENLDSIADLLLTEEN, encoded by the coding sequence ATGTATTATAAAAAACACGTCTTCGTTTGTGACAATGTAAGGGAGGAAGGTGAACGTCCTTCTTGCGGTCGGGCAGGCTCGGCGTTATTAATCGCCCACATGAAAAAAAGACTAAAAGAATTGGGTTTAAAGGATCGAATCCGAATTCAAAGAGCGGGATGCTTGGATCGTTGCGAACTCGGTCCGGTTCAGGTAAGTTATCCGGAAGGGTTATGGTTTTCGATAAAGACCGAAGCGGATGCGGAAGCATTCATCAGGAATTATATAGTGAGCGAGAATTTGGACTCTATCGCCGACCTTCTTTTAACGGAAGAAAATTAA
- a CDS encoding alpha-2-macroglobulin family protein — translation MKGFKYFFPAFVIIASVATYITLRAPIFGNPTFYLGTDRSFGAGENAYVNLEGNGRISYEFRVYKIADPKTFLTKKVKERLVQEDNENAFGNPLALFSRTLRKFQNEFRSVARREFNSNTRSELKKVFGVDYEAAYEQKPIAVPAILSDQELISSFSVPTVPSSWAYRRIPVPVRDNGVYLVEGVSGSNLAYTILIKSGINFLVKQSDSETLLFVGRKDTGEPIPNADLTLFSLETGTPYQTAKTDSDGIYFYKGKSPVKSLVLAYRNGEFAVSDPEFYSSSFYGEGGARAFLYTDRPVYRPGDKVSFKGILRNFTSDQYRTLSGTGTVSVRSGQGDVPVPAIPVSISADSGTFSGEFQLPESENVFLGNYSLILRFKEKSFQTEFSVEAYKKPTFLVTVAVPKSNYLQKEEIVANVKARYYYGQALTGKDVSYRVFRRPKFDYSPVGKLNFDASADYLEQAGQSDRQELVLNGKGKLDSQGGYQITFKPGKIDNDFTYSIIASVQSEDMTLDGATSFSVNRSAFFLRIGKDNSVYEPGKEAKLLVSLIPFDRSLADENKKSVVGGKKIELTLYNREIRFSAEGGRTKISKRSVTTSQLGIAETTFVIPQRGQYIVAAESTDIDGNITKSETFFWASSVSDSIEIPFKDITLKPGKDLYSTGETAEILVLTPISNGHIVLTVEGNRIFKKDVIRMKGNALKYSVKITSDMSPNFTLSAVQFSGNDVYKSQVRVAAPPEEKFLKVELSTGSKVYRPGDKAEIRIKTTALGGRGVPAELSIAVVDEAIYQIKEEKTPNIGTFFYHPRRNNVQTSLASSYKFFGYSENKRLKLALGKKGESGYSSIKNEEQVRDKFKDTGFWNAKVRTASDGTAIVTFVLPDNLTSWRITAIAVTPDTKVGRGQTGFVTRKDLMLLSGMPRYILKGETQKVSATVSNQSGKKLPIKVSVKTEGAKIIGSSETDITLEPRQNRSVQFQLQALQDPKIKSAKIILTAVGGGYSDSLRSEIQLKTWGLRRTVSDSLGMSEGDGTGSLKVEAPKELADPRLEVRVSPAVLPALRQSLEYLADYPYGCVEQTMSRFYPLLSVQKAGFINERLRRELPKMLEAGLKRVGELQRTDGGFGWFEGMEESDIRMSAYVYRGLAISQKNGTKIQTSILYRAKNFLYAALDSGSLNPNVKAYVIASLSETGNLEDSIVDGLLKSAAQLNAYGKANLALTLVNKGRKAEASNWYKKAIEESGFAKKPFVKFTSYGREPNWESDRIETIATLLRVGLLLGESSESTANLASSLLSNRIDLAWNNSRDTSAAVLALSEFMASVRDSESPATLEIIMNGASLKTFSVSAKADATEAFRIPIAPELVRSGENRIEIKKKDGPVLYATASLYFTDRSKKISSYSNGIKVKRNYLKVTPDSGGKGIAVSDTRNFQPGDLVLVELKVEKEGNADSYFLVEDVLLPGFSFLQRDAEYLSGDRKVEYQGRQIYDDRAVFFVAGPKREFTVRYFLRAEVEGKYKTIPARASLMYYPEVMGATSDDEITVR, via the coding sequence ATGAAAGGGTTTAAATATTTTTTTCCCGCGTTTGTAATTATTGCGTCGGTAGCGACTTATATTACCCTGCGCGCTCCGATATTCGGAAATCCGACGTTTTATCTGGGAACGGATCGAAGTTTCGGCGCAGGCGAAAATGCATACGTAAATCTGGAAGGAAACGGGCGCATTAGTTATGAATTTCGAGTGTATAAGATTGCGGACCCGAAGACATTCCTGACGAAGAAAGTTAAGGAACGATTGGTCCAGGAAGATAACGAGAATGCGTTCGGAAATCCTCTCGCGTTATTTTCCCGGACTCTCCGAAAATTTCAGAACGAATTTAGAAGCGTGGCGAGACGCGAATTTAATTCGAATACACGTTCGGAACTGAAGAAAGTATTCGGAGTAGATTACGAAGCTGCATATGAACAAAAACCGATAGCAGTTCCCGCGATCTTAAGCGACCAGGAATTGATTTCCTCATTCTCCGTGCCGACTGTTCCCTCATCTTGGGCTTACAGAAGAATTCCTGTACCTGTTCGAGACAACGGTGTCTATCTTGTGGAAGGAGTATCAGGTTCCAATCTTGCCTACACGATTCTCATAAAATCCGGAATCAATTTTTTGGTTAAGCAATCGGATTCGGAAACCTTATTATTCGTTGGACGTAAGGACACGGGTGAGCCCATACCCAATGCGGATCTGACTCTTTTCAGTTTGGAAACAGGAACTCCTTATCAAACTGCGAAAACCGATTCAGATGGGATTTATTTTTATAAAGGCAAAAGTCCAGTTAAGAGTCTCGTTCTTGCTTACAGGAACGGAGAGTTTGCCGTTTCGGATCCGGAATTTTATTCTAGTTCATTTTATGGAGAAGGAGGGGCCAGGGCGTTCTTGTACACCGATAGACCCGTATATCGACCCGGCGATAAGGTTTCTTTCAAAGGCATTTTACGAAATTTTACTTCCGATCAATACCGGACGTTATCGGGGACCGGGACTGTTTCAGTTAGATCGGGGCAAGGCGACGTACCCGTTCCAGCTATACCGGTTTCAATTTCCGCGGATTCGGGAACGTTTTCCGGAGAATTTCAGCTTCCCGAATCGGAGAATGTATTCCTAGGCAATTATTCGTTAATCTTACGATTTAAAGAAAAATCATTCCAAACGGAATTTTCCGTAGAGGCGTATAAAAAACCGACATTCCTTGTTACGGTAGCCGTTCCAAAATCCAATTATCTTCAAAAGGAAGAAATCGTCGCAAACGTTAAGGCTCGGTATTATTACGGGCAGGCGTTAACGGGAAAAGACGTTTCGTATCGCGTATTTCGTCGTCCTAAGTTCGATTACTCGCCGGTAGGAAAATTGAATTTTGACGCATCTGCAGATTACTTAGAGCAAGCCGGGCAAAGCGATCGTCAAGAACTGGTCTTGAATGGAAAAGGAAAGTTAGATTCTCAAGGCGGTTATCAAATAACATTTAAACCCGGTAAAATCGATAACGATTTTACATATTCGATTATAGCTTCCGTTCAATCCGAGGATATGACTTTAGATGGAGCGACGTCTTTTTCCGTTAATCGAAGCGCATTTTTTCTACGCATCGGTAAAGACAACTCCGTTTATGAACCGGGTAAGGAGGCCAAGCTACTTGTTAGTTTGATTCCCTTTGATAGATCGCTTGCGGATGAAAATAAAAAATCGGTCGTAGGCGGTAAGAAAATAGAACTTACTCTTTACAATCGGGAGATTCGTTTCTCGGCCGAGGGTGGTCGTACGAAAATTTCCAAGCGATCCGTAACGACGTCCCAATTGGGAATTGCGGAAACGACGTTTGTAATCCCCCAAAGAGGACAATACATCGTTGCCGCAGAAAGCACCGATATCGACGGAAATATTACAAAATCGGAAACTTTCTTTTGGGCTTCTTCCGTTTCCGATTCGATAGAAATTCCGTTTAAAGATATTACCCTAAAACCGGGAAAGGATCTTTATTCAACGGGCGAAACGGCAGAAATTCTGGTGCTGACGCCGATCTCGAACGGCCACATAGTTTTAACTGTCGAGGGCAATCGGATTTTCAAAAAAGACGTGATCCGAATGAAAGGAAACGCCTTAAAGTATTCGGTGAAAATAACATCCGATATGAGCCCGAACTTTACGTTGTCTGCCGTTCAGTTTTCCGGAAACGATGTTTATAAAAGTCAAGTTCGGGTTGCCGCGCCTCCCGAGGAAAAATTTCTAAAAGTCGAACTTTCCACCGGAAGCAAGGTTTATCGTCCCGGGGATAAGGCTGAAATCCGAATAAAAACGACCGCCCTAGGTGGAAGAGGAGTTCCTGCTGAGCTTTCTATTGCAGTGGTAGACGAAGCGATTTATCAGATTAAAGAGGAAAAAACGCCGAATATCGGGACGTTCTTCTATCATCCGAGAAGAAATAACGTTCAAACTTCCCTAGCTTCGTCCTATAAATTTTTCGGATACTCGGAGAACAAGAGGCTGAAGTTGGCGCTTGGAAAGAAAGGAGAATCAGGATATTCCTCCATTAAGAACGAAGAGCAGGTAAGGGATAAATTTAAAGATACAGGTTTTTGGAACGCCAAAGTCCGAACCGCATCCGATGGTACCGCGATCGTAACGTTTGTTCTTCCGGATAACTTAACTTCATGGCGAATTACTGCGATTGCAGTCACCCCCGATACAAAAGTCGGTAGAGGTCAAACCGGCTTTGTTACCAGAAAAGATCTAATGCTCTTGAGCGGTATGCCGCGCTATATTTTAAAAGGAGAAACTCAAAAAGTTTCCGCGACTGTCTCGAATCAATCCGGCAAGAAACTTCCGATTAAGGTTTCGGTTAAAACCGAGGGAGCAAAAATCATCGGATCCTCGGAAACCGATATTACTCTTGAACCGAGGCAAAATCGATCTGTCCAATTTCAGTTACAAGCATTACAAGATCCTAAAATAAAATCCGCAAAAATCATTCTGACAGCTGTAGGGGGCGGGTATTCGGATTCCCTTCGATCCGAAATTCAACTAAAAACATGGGGCCTACGGAGAACAGTATCGGACTCTCTTGGAATGTCCGAAGGAGACGGCACAGGTTCGTTGAAGGTAGAGGCTCCGAAAGAGCTGGCGGATCCAAGATTAGAAGTTCGCGTAAGTCCCGCTGTCTTACCTGCGTTGCGACAGTCCTTGGAATACTTGGCCGACTATCCTTACGGATGCGTAGAACAAACGATGAGCCGTTTTTACCCCCTACTATCCGTTCAAAAAGCAGGGTTTATCAATGAACGATTACGACGAGAATTACCTAAAATGCTGGAAGCCGGCTTGAAGAGAGTGGGGGAACTCCAGAGAACCGACGGTGGATTCGGCTGGTTTGAAGGAATGGAAGAAAGCGATATTCGAATGTCCGCGTACGTTTATCGCGGCTTAGCGATTAGTCAAAAGAATGGAACTAAAATTCAAACGAGCATTCTTTATAGGGCCAAAAATTTCCTTTATGCTGCTCTGGATAGCGGTTCTTTGAATCCGAATGTAAAAGCCTATGTTATCGCATCCCTTAGCGAAACGGGCAATTTGGAAGATTCCATTGTGGACGGACTATTAAAATCCGCCGCTCAACTTAACGCTTATGGAAAAGCGAATCTTGCCTTAACCCTAGTTAATAAAGGTAGAAAGGCGGAGGCATCTAATTGGTATAAGAAAGCCATAGAAGAAAGCGGATTTGCGAAGAAGCCTTTCGTTAAATTTACTTCCTATGGACGCGAGCCTAATTGGGAATCGGACAGAATCGAGACAATTGCGACTCTTTTAAGAGTTGGACTTTTACTGGGCGAATCTTCCGAATCGACAGCCAACTTGGCTTCTTCCCTCTTGTCTAATCGAATCGATTTGGCTTGGAATAATTCTAGAGATACGTCTGCAGCCGTTTTGGCCCTTTCGGAATTTATGGCTTCCGTTCGCGATTCCGAATCTCCAGCAACGCTGGAAATTATTATGAACGGGGCTTCTTTGAAAACTTTCAGTGTGTCTGCAAAGGCCGATGCAACAGAGGCTTTTCGAATTCCGATCGCTCCGGAGCTCGTTCGTTCCGGGGAAAACAGAATCGAAATTAAGAAGAAAGACGGGCCGGTTCTCTACGCTACCGCCTCCCTGTATTTTACCGATCGATCCAAAAAGATCTCGTCTTATTCGAACGGGATCAAAGTAAAGAGAAACTATCTTAAAGTTACGCCGGATTCGGGAGGGAAAGGGATCGCAGTTTCCGACACGAGAAATTTTCAGCCCGGCGATTTAGTTTTAGTAGAGCTAAAGGTGGAAAAGGAAGGAAACGCTGATTCTTATTTTTTGGTGGAGGACGTCCTGCTACCGGGATTTTCGTTTTTGCAAAGGGACGCCGAATATTTGTCCGGCGATAGAAAAGTCGAATACCAAGGCAGACAAATTTACGACGACAGGGCGGTCTTTTTTGTAGCCGGTCCTAAACGAGAATTCACGGTTCGATATTTTCTTCGAGCCGAAGTTGAAGGAAAATACAAGACCATTCCCGCTCGCGCCTCTTTAATGTATTATCCTGAAGTAATGGGAGCGACTTCCGACGATGAAATTACAGTTCGCTAA